A genomic segment from Tribolium castaneum strain GA2 chromosome 11, icTriCast1.1, whole genome shotgun sequence encodes:
- the LOC107398947 gene encoding uncharacterized protein K02A2.6-like, which translates to MDGNKLAPLQTAGNPAENWKRWIQKFEIYATASELNKKDEKIQCAQLLYLLGEECIEIYNSFEFKEEEKDKFETLKKKFEDYFVPKKNLTYCRHRFFSSRQGNESIEQFVTDLKNKAKECELGNLQDELIKTMLITGMKDEQVREKLLQKDGSSLTLEKAIECCIMTENARQQLKEMKTYARTQSQGNAPEIDAINKKRAPARSKKYENPRNERHYDHFQERNPNKQGNKLIKGCSRCGRDHPMNNCPAYGKICNLCKKPNHFANFCKFNNSKRKVNEIEYCNDAASTSADYFVIESIDSIENNISNPSLIDLEINNKIIRCKIDSGASANVISKTTLINLDFDLRKIQKTNDKLVTFTGQNIPLLGKCYLKIKFNNKSYETCFYVEKGSHEPIIGIHTSVSIGLLTINEEIKVIDKKSNNYVQLTNKYKDIFLGIGKLSKPYHINIQKDTKPIVNPIRSVPFALRDEFKQCLEELQRANIIKRVEGSTEWLNSYVLVKKADGSLRICLDPKYLNQAIINQSYKLPSTDEIISKLKDSKFFSTLDAANGFWNIPLDDESSKLCTFGTPFGRFRFLRMPFGIKIASEVFQEYFYDIFSMEGVEIYIDDILIHAKTKEEHDIKLEKVFQLARKHNIKFNAKKCLLGANEVKYLGYKFSDKGVSIDEEKLEAIKNMPSPTNKKEVQRFLGLITYVDRFIKNLSEKTHPLREIIKRENIFYWGEEQQKTFDELKNLLANKPILQYFDANKEITLSVDASQKGLGAVLLQDNKPCAYASRAMTQTQQRYAQIEKELLVICFGVNKFYQYVFGKKFNVETDHKPLISIFKKPLNDCPARLQRMLLSLQKFDINLIYKPGKELIIADHLSRSNLSKEFTDNLNLELQVCLIEKNLVINDELLSKLINDSENDEEIKQLKHYIRNGWPQQIQKVPVELRNYFKIRSQITEGNNGLIFMSQRVIIPKLWRNKILNDIHIGHLGVKKCIQRANLSVYWPGISMHIENLVSRCHMCNTYANSNRKEPMISHNIIKQPWQKLGTDICEINGQNYLIVVDYYSKFPEIISLNKNLTSKNIIKKLKSIFARHGIPKILICDSGTNYISKELIQFSKEWNFNLIAASPKHQQSNGMAERTIQTIKKIIIKTVENNEDLYLALLAYRNTPVYNSFTPSQLLMSRYLRDNLPNLDKKLEPQIIDKKLFHKKIDKAQNISKKYYNQKGVKTLNELQPNTLVRYQEKPKSKWELGHIVKKIRDRTYEIKKGDGRCIIRNRIYIRPTIEKSETLIQPPEPKPHYVHYNSDSEDETVDISDVLEQNGDLNQSEHSTEIASDENDSASGASDENNSASEILDCNTNNTGNIETENKQKDCSAVKYTRSGRRISKPSRFKDVGK; encoded by the coding sequence atggatGGAAACAAATTGGCACCACTCCAAACAGCAGGTAATCCAGCCGAAAATTGGAAGAGATggattcaaaaatttgaaatctaCGCGACCGCAAGtgaactaaacaaaaaagacgAAAAAATTCAGTGTGCCCAATTATTGTATTTGCTTGGGGAAGAGTGCATTGAAATCTACAATTCCTTTGAATTTAAGGAGGAAGAAAAGGACAAATTTGAAAcactaaagaaaaaatttgaagattACTTCGTACCAAAAAAGAACTTGACCTACTGTCGACATCGATTCTTCTCGTCCAGGCAAGGAAATGAATCCATTGAGCAATTTGTAACGGATTTAAAGAACAAAGCAAAAGAATGCGAACTCGGAAACCTGCAAGATGAACTAATTAAAACGATGTTAATTACGGGAATGAAAGATGAACAAGTGAGAGAAAAACTACTTCAAAAAGATGGATCTTCGTTAACCCTTGAAAAAGCCATTGAATGTTGCATCATGACGGAAAATGCGCGGCAACAATTAAAAGAGATGAAGACGTATGCAAGGACACAGTCACAAGGAAATGCACCGGAAATAGATGCAATAAACAAGAAACGAGCACCGGCGAGATCAAAGAAGTACGAAAATCCCAGGAACGAGAGGCACTACGACCACTTCCAAGAACGGAACCCGAACAAACAAGGTAATAAACTCATAAAGGGATGTTCAAGATGTGGACGTGACCATCCAATGAATAATTGTCCGGCCTACgggaaaatttgtaatttatgcaaaaaaccaaatcattttgcaaatttttgtaaatttaacaATTCAAAAAGAAAAGTCAATGAAATTGAATATTGTAATGACGCAGCAAGCACTTCAgctgattattttgtaattgaaAGCATTGactcaattgaaaataacataAGTAATCCTAGTTTAATAGACttagaaattaataataaaattataaggTGTAAAATAGATAGCGGTGCAAGCGCTAATGTAATTTCAAAAACGACACTAATAAATTTAGATTttgatttaagaaaaatacaaaaaacaaatgacaAATTAGTTACGTTTACAGGGCAAAACATTCCGCTTCTCggaaaatgttatttaaagataaaatttaataacaaaagttATGAGAcatgtttttatgtagaaAAAGGCTCGCATGAACCAATAATTGGTATTCACACAAGTGTTTCgattggacttttaacaataaatgaaGAAATTAAGGTAATAGATAAAAAGTCAAATAATTATGTTCAATTAACAAACAAGTACAAAGACATTTTTTTGGGTATCGGTAAATTAAGTAAACCGTATCATATAAATATTCAGAAAGACACAAAACCAATCGTCAACCCAATTAGAAGTGTTCCATTTGCATTAAGGGATGAATTTAAGCAATGTTTAGAGGAATTACAAAGAGCGAATATCATTAAAAGAGTGGAAGGTAGCACAGAATGGCTAAATTCATatgttttagttaaaaaagctGACGGGTCATTAAGAATATGTTTGGacccaaaatatttaaatcaagcAATCATAAATCAAAGTTACAAGCTACCAAGTACAGacgaaataatttcaaaactaaaagaCTCAAAATTCTTTTCCACATTAGACGCGGCAAACGGTTTTTGGAATATTCCTCTCGATGACGAATCAAGTAAATTATGTACATTTGGCACACCTTTCGGTAGGTTTAGATTTTTAAGAATGCCATTTGGAATAAAAATCGCAAGCGAGGTTTTTCAGGAATATTTCTACGACATATTTTCGATGGAAGGCGTTGAAATTTATATTGACGATATTTTAATACACGCCAAAACAAAAGAAGAGCACGatattaaattagaaaaagttTTTCAGTTAGCGCGTAAgcataatataaaatttaatgcaaaaaaatgtctACTCGGTGCTAATGAAGTTAAATATTTAggttacaaattttcagacaAAGGCGTATCAATTGATGAAGAAAAATTAGAGGCCATAAAAAACATGCCTTCTcctacaaataaaaaagaagtgcaAAGATTTTTGGGTTTAATAACGTATGTAGATCGattcataaaaaatctttCGGAAAAAACTCATCCACTAcgtgaaataattaaacgagaaaatattttttattggggggaagaacaacaaaaaacatttgatgaattaaaaaatcttttagcTAATAAACCGATTTTACAATACTTTGACGCAAATAAAGAAATCACTTTGTCGGTAGATGCTTCGCAAAAAGGTTTGGGTGCAGTTTTATTGCAGGATAATAAACCATGTGCCTATGCTTCAAGGGCAATGACACAAACACAACAGCGGTACgctcaaattgaaaaagagcTATTGGTCATCTGTTTTGgggtaaacaaattttatcagtacGTGTTCgggaaaaaatttaacgtaGAAACTGATCACAAACCATTAAtctcaatttttaagaaacCTTTAAATGATTGTCCAGCCCGGTTACAAAGAATgcttttatcattacaaaaattcgacataaacttaatttataagCCCGGGaaagaattaataattgcAGATCACTTATCAAGATCTAATTTAAGTAAAGAGTTCAcagacaatttaaatttagaactacaagtttgtttaattgaaaaaaatttagtaataaatGATGAATTATTgtccaaattaattaatgattctGAAAACGATGaagaaattaaacaattaaaacattaTATAAGAAACGGTTGGCCTCAACAGATTCAAAAAGTTCCAGTGGAATTgagaaattatttcaaaattaggtCTCAAATTACTGAAGGAAATAACGGTTTGATTTTCATGTCACAACGCGTAATCATTCCTAAATTATGGCGTAATAAAATACTAAATGACATTCATATAGGTCATCttggagtaaaaaaatgcatacaGCGTGCTAATTTATCCGTGTATTGGCCAGGTATATCCATGCACATTGAAAATTTAGTAAGTCGTTGTCACATGTGTAACACATACGCAAATTCAAATAGAAAAGAACCCATGATCTCTCACAACATAATTAAGCAACCTTGGCAAAAATTAGGAACCGacatttgtgaaataaatggTCAAAATTACTTAATTGTTGTAGATTATTATTCCAAATTTCCggaaataattagtttaaacaaaaacttaacgtcaaaaaatataattaaaaagctAAAATCAATATTTGCACGACATggaattccaaaaattttaatctgtGATAGTGGCACAAACTACATAAGTAAGgaattaatacaattttcaaaagaatggaattttaatttaatagcaGCCTCACCAAAACATCAACAGTCAAATGGTATGGCTGAAAGAACCATCCaaactatcaaaaaaataattatcaaaactGTTGAAAATAACGAAGATTTGTATTTAGCTCTTCTGGCATACAGAAACACTCCAGTTTACAATAGTTTTACCCCATCCCAGCTATTAATGTCTAGGTATCTAAGGGATAATTTACCAAATCTTGACAAAAAACTGGAACCACaaataattgacaaaaaattatttcacaaaaagatTGATAAGGCgcaaaatataagcaaaaaatattataatcaAAAAGGAGTCAAAACTTTAAATGAACTCCAACCGAACACACTTGTGCGCTACCAAGAAAAACCCAAAAGTAAATGGGAATTAGGTcacattgttaaaaaaattagagataGGActtatgaaattaaaaaagggGATGGAAGATGTATAATTAGAAATCGGATTTACATCCGACCAACAATAGAAAAATCAGAAACACTTATACAACCTCCTGAACCTAAACCACATTATGTTCACTATAATTCAGATTCTGAGGACGAAACTGTAGATATAAGTGATGTATTAGAACAAAACGGTGACTTAAATCAATCGGAACATAGTACGGAAATTGCAAGTGATGAAAATGACAGTGCATCTGGTGCTAGTGACGAAAATAATAGTGCAAGTGAAATTTTGGACTGTAACACGAACAATACCGGAAATATCGAAaccgaaaataaacaaaaagacTGTAGTGCGGTAAAGTACACCAGGTCCGGTCGTAGAATAAGTAAACCAAGTAGATTTAAGGATGTtggaaaataa